Proteins from a single region of Desulfurobacteriaceae bacterium:
- the hisG gene encoding ATP phosphoribosyltransferase, with translation MNEITIALPKGRLLKETVAFLQETGIDASETLKETRKLIFKWKNFKFILVKPMDVPTYVYYGTADIGIAGKDVIEEKGYDLYESLDLKFGECRLSVAEPEEIEEPYDLEKLSFIRVATKYPRITDRYFRSKGIHPEIIVLYGSVELAPLVGLADRIVDLVQTGTTLRANGLKEVDTILHSTARLIINRASLKTKYSTIKPIIERAKLAIKGRK, from the coding sequence ATGAACGAGATAACCATTGCTCTCCCAAAGGGAAGACTTTTAAAGGAAACTGTTGCTTTTTTACAGGAAACTGGAATAGATGCTTCAGAAACTCTAAAAGAAACCCGAAAGCTAATTTTTAAATGGAAAAATTTTAAGTTTATCTTGGTTAAACCTATGGATGTTCCAACTTACGTTTACTACGGAACAGCTGACATTGGCATTGCAGGAAAAGATGTTATTGAAGAAAAGGGATATGATCTTTATGAGTCTCTCGATCTCAAATTTGGAGAATGTAGGTTGTCGGTAGCAGAACCGGAAGAAATAGAAGAACCTTACGATCTTGAAAAACTTTCTTTCATTAGAGTTGCAACAAAATATCCAAGAATTACCGATAGGTATTTTAGAAGTAAAGGAATCCACCCTGAAATCATTGTTCTTTACGGTTCAGTAGAGCTTGCACCTTTAGTTGGGCTTGCAGATAGAATCGTTGACCTTGTTCAGACAGGAACAACTTTACGTGCTAATGGACTGAAAGAAGTGGATACAATTTTGCATTCTACTGCAAGGTTAATCATAAATAGAGCGAGTTTAAAAACAAAATATTCTACTATTAAACCGATAATAGAAAGGGCGAAACTTGCTATCAAAGGAAGAAAATAA
- the purU gene encoding formyltetrahydrofolate deformylase codes for MKETATLLISCKDRKGILAEITGFIAKNNGNIIAADQHIDFQKSIFFMRIEWDLTEFKIPKREIAKAFKPIARKFDMNYQLKFSSDVQNVAIFVSKYDHCLYELLYRFKAGELRGNLKLVISNHPDLKPVVEMFGIPFYHFPKTKETKLSVEEKEIELLKKENIDLVILARYMQILSDNFVNQFRNKIINIHHSFLPAFVGAKPYHRAYERGVKIIGATSHYVTEELDQGPIIEQDVVRVTHRDTVEDMIRKGRDLEKLVLARAVRWHLENKILVYDNKTVIFD; via the coding sequence GTGAAGGAAACAGCAACTCTCTTAATTTCTTGTAAGGATAGGAAAGGAATTCTTGCAGAAATTACCGGTTTTATAGCAAAGAATAACGGAAACATAATAGCTGCAGACCAGCACATAGATTTTCAAAAATCTATCTTTTTTATGAGAATTGAGTGGGACTTAACGGAGTTTAAAATACCTAAAAGAGAAATAGCTAAAGCTTTTAAGCCAATAGCAAGAAAATTTGATATGAACTATCAATTAAAGTTTAGCTCTGACGTTCAGAATGTAGCCATTTTTGTTTCCAAATACGATCACTGCCTTTATGAACTGCTTTACAGATTTAAAGCTGGAGAATTGAGAGGAAATCTTAAACTTGTAATAAGTAACCATCCAGATTTAAAGCCTGTGGTAGAAATGTTTGGTATACCTTTTTATCACTTTCCAAAAACAAAAGAAACCAAACTTTCGGTAGAGGAAAAAGAAATAGAACTTCTAAAGAAAGAGAATATAGACCTTGTAATTCTTGCAAGATACATGCAAATCTTGAGCGATAACTTTGTGAATCAGTTCAGAAACAAAATAATAAACATTCATCACTCTTTCCTTCCTGCTTTTGTGGGAGCAAAGCCCTACCATAGAGCTTACGAAAGAGGAGTAAAAATAATTGGAGCGACAAGCCACTACGTTACAGAAGAACTTGATCAAGGACCGATCATAGAACAGGATGTTGTGAGGGTAACTCACAGAGATACGGTAGAAGATATGATAAGAAAGGGAAGAGACTTAGAAAAGCTTGTTTTAGCAAGAGCCGTTAGGTGGCACTTAGAAAACAAGATACTTGTGTATGATAACAAAACAGTTATTTTTGACTAG
- the murA gene encoding UDP-N-acetylglucosamine 1-carboxyvinyltransferase, with amino-acid sequence MEKFVIKGGRELKGKVRISGSKNASLPIIFSSILTGRLFLSNVPNLRDIYTSCLLLESMGFIVKRFDDTVEIEEGKGIKTEAPYDLVRTMRASILCLGPLLARYKTARVSMPGGCAIGARPVNLHLKALSKMGADIRIDHGYITAEVSGRLKGCEITFDFPTVGGTENVLMAACLAKGKTVIRNAAKEPEIVDLARALKKAGARIEGEGTDIIEIDGVDELGDIEYRVMPDRIEAGTFLAAVSLTGGRIEIENFPYDHLGAVIEKFEEAGLKVEKIANNKVVAEKRDRLKGVDVITQPYPGFPTDMQAQFMAAMCLASGTSVIKETIFENRFMHALELQRLGADLSIEGNTVVVKGVDKLIGAKVMATDLRASASLVIAGLAAENTTEVYRIYHLDRGYERMEEKLQNLGAEIERVKSELPY; translated from the coding sequence GTGGAAAAGTTCGTAATAAAAGGTGGTAGGGAACTTAAGGGAAAGGTAAGGATTTCTGGTTCTAAGAATGCATCTTTACCGATAATTTTTTCATCCATACTAACCGGTAGACTTTTCCTTTCTAACGTTCCAAATCTTAGGGACATCTATACTTCCTGTCTTTTACTTGAAAGTATGGGATTTATCGTTAAGAGATTTGACGATACTGTCGAGATTGAAGAAGGGAAAGGTATAAAAACGGAAGCTCCTTACGACCTTGTAAGGACGATGAGAGCATCGATTCTTTGCTTAGGACCTCTCCTTGCAAGGTATAAAACAGCAAGAGTTTCTATGCCGGGAGGATGTGCTATTGGTGCAAGACCTGTTAACCTCCATTTAAAGGCTCTTTCCAAAATGGGGGCTGACATAAGAATTGATCATGGGTACATAACAGCAGAAGTTAGTGGAAGGCTAAAAGGATGTGAGATTACTTTTGACTTCCCAACTGTGGGAGGAACCGAAAATGTTCTAATGGCAGCTTGTTTAGCAAAGGGAAAAACTGTCATAAGGAATGCTGCAAAAGAACCAGAAATTGTAGATTTAGCAAGAGCCTTAAAAAAGGCTGGAGCAAGAATAGAAGGCGAAGGGACAGATATCATAGAAATTGATGGTGTAGATGAACTCGGAGACATCGAATACAGGGTTATGCCAGACAGAATTGAAGCAGGAACTTTCTTGGCAGCAGTATCATTAACAGGCGGCAGAATAGAAATAGAGAACTTTCCTTACGATCACCTTGGAGCAGTAATAGAAAAGTTTGAAGAAGCAGGTTTAAAGGTAGAGAAAATTGCAAATAATAAAGTTGTTGCTGAAAAAAGGGATAGGCTTAAAGGTGTGGATGTAATAACTCAGCCATATCCGGGTTTTCCTACGGATATGCAGGCACAGTTTATGGCTGCGATGTGTTTAGCCAGTGGAACTTCCGTCATAAAAGAAACTATATTTGAAAATCGCTTTATGCACGCTCTTGAACTACAAAGACTTGGGGCAGACCTTTCAATAGAGGGAAATACCGTAGTTGTAAAAGGAGTTGATAAACTAATTGGTGCAAAAGTGATGGCAACAGACTTAAGAGCAAGCGCCTCTTTGGTTATAGCTGGACTTGCAGCAGAAAATACCACAGAAGTTTACAGAATTTATCACCTTGATAGAGGATATGAAAGAATGGAAGAAAAGCTCCAGAATCTTGGAGCAGAAATAGAAAGAGTAAAAAGTGAACTTCCATACTGA
- the prmC gene encoding peptide chain release factor N(5)-glutamine methyltransferase: MKWTVGTLLKRATEILKERGIKSARLDAELLLTFSLGFKDRVKLYTEFDRPLEESEVERYRQLLKRRAKGEPVAYIIGEKEFFGFKFNVKRGVLIPRPETEILVEAVFDAIKERDNLKIVDVGTGSGCIILSLCKLLKKENEYIGTDISSTAISVAKLNKEMLGCQCVKFIKTNLLDGIESPIDVIISNPPYVPFGDKRLERDVLKFEPAIALFGGKDGLQVIRRLIKEAEKKLTENGLIALEIGAGQHGEVEKLLEEEGFKDITFFKDLAGIERIVLARKE, from the coding sequence ATGAAGTGGACTGTTGGGACCTTACTAAAAAGAGCAACCGAGATCTTGAAGGAAAGGGGAATAAAGTCGGCAAGACTTGATGCTGAACTTTTACTCACCTTTTCTCTCGGATTTAAAGACAGAGTAAAACTTTACACTGAATTTGACAGGCCTTTAGAAGAAAGTGAGGTGGAAAGGTACCGTCAACTCTTAAAAAGGAGAGCAAAAGGAGAACCTGTTGCTTACATAATTGGAGAGAAGGAATTCTTTGGCTTTAAATTTAATGTAAAAAGAGGAGTTCTTATACCAAGACCCGAAACTGAAATTCTAGTTGAAGCTGTTTTTGACGCAATAAAAGAGAGAGATAATCTAAAAATCGTTGATGTTGGCACAGGTAGTGGATGCATTATTCTTTCTTTGTGTAAACTTTTAAAGAAAGAGAACGAATACATAGGAACAGATATTTCTTCTACTGCAATAAGTGTTGCAAAACTAAACAAGGAAATGTTAGGTTGTCAGTGTGTAAAATTTATAAAGACCAATCTTCTTGATGGAATAGAAAGCCCAATAGATGTGATTATTTCTAACCCTCCCTATGTCCCTTTTGGTGATAAAAGGCTTGAAAGGGATGTTCTAAAGTTTGAGCCGGCAATTGCTCTTTTTGGAGGGAAAGACGGATTACAAGTTATAAGAAGGCTAATAAAGGAAGCTGAAAAAAAACTAACGGAAAATGGTCTAATAGCTCTTGAAATTGGGGCCGGTCAACATGGAGAAGTGGAAAAACTCTTAGAAGAGGAAGGTTTTAAGGATATTACGTTTTTCAAAGATTTGGCTGGAATAGAGAGGATAGTTTTAGCAAGAAAGGAGTAA